Proteins encoded within one genomic window of Opitutales bacterium:
- a CDS encoding PspC domain-containing protein, producing the protein MINNNLRDRPLYRSRDSIFLGVCRGFAEWIGFSVFWTRVITLILGVIFMPIPLIIYFGMAFLMKKEPSDYEQGSFTTETFAGAKTRLRRMKETLADLEERAAKLERDALNRENDWDRRFHRG; encoded by the coding sequence ATGATAAATAATAACTTACGTGACCGCCCGCTGTATCGCTCCCGCGACAGCATTTTTCTAGGAGTCTGCAGAGGCTTCGCCGAGTGGATCGGATTCTCTGTATTCTGGACCCGTGTGATTACACTGATCCTCGGAGTAATATTCATGCCTATCCCGCTGATAATCTATTTCGGCATGGCGTTCTTGATGAAAAAAGAGCCATCAGACTACGAGCAAGGAAGCTTCACTACCGAGACTTTTGCGGGTGCAAAAACCCGCTTGCGCCGCATGAAGGAGACACTAGCAGACCTCGAAGAGCGTGCGGCTAAGTTAGAACGTGACGCCCTTAATCGCGAGAATGACTGGGACCGTCGTTTTCACCGGGGTTAG